DNA from Sporocytophaga myxococcoides DSM 11118:
AGCATAGACAAATTAATACCAAAACTTGAATTTGCTTTTTCAGAGCCGGCAATAGATTGAAATGAAAGATCTACAGGATAGCCTTTTTCAACCAATTCCATTGTAGTTGTAAGGTGTGCCAGAACACATGACTGAGTGGGAATATTAAGCTTATCAATCAGAGCATCCAGCATTTTCAGAAGTTCACCAGTAACCTTAAAACTGTCAGTAGCAGGATTTATCCCAATTACTGCATCACCACTGCCTTTAAGCAGTCCATCTATCACAGATGCTGCAATTCCTTTCAAATCATCAAACGGATGATTTGGCTGCAGCCTCGTTGAAAAATGGCCTTTAAGTCCAAGAGTATTGCGGAAACAGGTGATGACTTCACATTTTGAAGCAACCAGAATCATATCCTGAATACTCATAATTTTGGAAACAGCTGCAGCCATTTCCGGAGTAATACCAGAAGCTGTGGCTTTAAGTAATTCAGAAGTAACTGCCTCACTGAGCAACCAATCTCTAAAAGCTCCGACAGTCAAATGGCTTATTGGCTGAAAAGCTTCAGCATCATGTTCATCTATGATTAGTCTTGTAACCTCGTCTTTTTCAAATGCTATAAGATGCTCTTCCAGAAACTTTTTGAGAGGAACTTCGGCAAGTAGAATTTTTGCTATTATCCTTTCTTTCTCCGTTGCTGCTGCAATGCCTGCCAGCTGATCTCCGGAACGTAGCATAGTAGCCTTGGCCATAAGGTCTTTGAGATCTCTGTAAACATATGTCTGACTTCCCGATAAATATTTATAGGCCATAGATTAATAAGTCGGCTATTAAAAATTGAAAAATTCCGGAAAAACTTTTACCTGAAAATACTGATGTATAAACAATTGTTTAAATTAATCAGAAAAAGATTCAAAAAAATATGGAGAAATAAAAACGAAGACTTCTTTTTCAGGTTAGATTAAAAAGTTTTACTATGAAGGGAAACCTCGTGTTAATACTGATTGGATTCTTAATGGCGTGCCACGTAGAAAAGAAACCAAATTCTAATGGACTGGCGGAAGAAGATGTCATTTTCGAGGCAAAGGAAATAATACCCGAACCTGAGCGGGAAATCTATATAGGTATGCTCCCCTGCGCCGATTGCCCCGGGATCCGTAAGGAACTGAAATTAACACATGACCCGGCAAAACAAGAAGGAGATTTTGAGTTAAAACAAAATTATATTGAGCGAGATACCAACACCTATCTCACTCAGGGCTATTGGAAAAGCACCATCGGGAATGAAGATTCACACAGTGCATTACTCATACAGACTTACCCAGAAGGCCAAAAGAAAGCCGATAACTACCTAAAAATCACAACAGAACAGATAGTAGATTGTGGTAAAAAAACAACCCCACCTCAGGATCAATATCCATATGTACTTTATAAAGTAAAGAAACCTTCTGTCAAGATAAGTGGATATTTCAGATATTTCGCTGATGCTGCAACATTCAGAAAATGTAAGGCAAAAATACCAATGATTGTTGAACCTGTAATTTTATACAAGTATGCGGAACAGGTGTATATGCATCAGAAAAAAAATCCCGGAGACGAAATATATTTTACCATTGAAGGCTATATTGAAAAGAAACCTACAGAATCCGGACAAACCAGGGAATTCCTGACTATTACGAAGGTACTGGATATCAAGCCAGACTTTAAATGTCAGTAAAAACAACATATCCCTTGTAATTGCATTATCAATATTTGTGGCTATCTTTCGTTAAAAAAATATGAAAGATCTATATAAAAGCACCTTAGGCAGACTAAGAATAGTGGGCTTTGTGGAAGGCCTCTCCTATTTAATACTGTTATTCATTGCAATGCCTATTAAATATATCGGAGGAATCCAGGAGCCGGTTCGTATGACGGGAATGGCCCATGGACTTCTCTTTGTACTTTATGTTTTATTAGTCATTCAGTCTACCATCCAATATAACTGGACGATC
Protein-coding regions in this window:
- a CDS encoding copper resistance protein NlpE N-terminal domain-containing protein; translation: MKGNLVLILIGFLMACHVEKKPNSNGLAEEDVIFEAKEIIPEPEREIYIGMLPCADCPGIRKELKLTHDPAKQEGDFELKQNYIERDTNTYLTQGYWKSTIGNEDSHSALLIQTYPEGQKKADNYLKITTEQIVDCGKKTTPPQDQYPYVLYKVKKPSVKISGYFRYFADAATFRKCKAKIPMIVEPVILYKYAEQVYMHQKKNPGDEIYFTIEGYIEKKPTESGQTREFLTITKVLDIKPDFKCQ
- a CDS encoding ethanolamine ammonia-lyase subunit EutB — protein: MAYKYLSGSQTYVYRDLKDLMAKATMLRSGDQLAGIAAATEKERIIAKILLAEVPLKKFLEEHLIAFEKDEVTRLIIDEHDAEAFQPISHLTVGAFRDWLLSEAVTSELLKATASGITPEMAAAVSKIMSIQDMILVASKCEVITCFRNTLGLKGHFSTRLQPNHPFDDLKGIAASVIDGLLKGSGDAVIGINPATDSFKVTGELLKMLDALIDKLNIPTQSCVLAHLTTTMELVEKGYPVDLSFQSIAGSEKANSSFGINLSMLQEAYEATVALKRGVLGNNVMYFETGQGSALSADAHHGVDQQTIEARAYAVARKYHPLLVNTVVGFIGPEYLFNGKQIIRAGIEDHFCGKLLGLPMGCDVCYTNHAEADQDDMDNLLTLLATSGCNYIMGVPGADDIMLNYQSTSFHDALYVRRLLGLKPAPEFEKWLSGMKIMNPDFTLSGSRDLTKLIDLL
- a CDS encoding DUF3817 domain-containing protein, which produces MKDLYKSTLGRLRIVGFVEGLSYLILLFIAMPIKYIGGIQEPVRMTGMAHGLLFVLYVLLVIQSTIQYNWTIKKAFIAFLASIIPFGTFYADMKLFRDNEEAKA